The nucleotide window TGTTTATTTATGTGGTTTTTAGGAGGGAAGTGGTTTGTTCTGGAGCTTTCATGAGGAAAATGGCTTTGATGAGGGACATttatttttggttatttttatgGGAAAACTTATTCTCGGGGTTTTAGTTAATTAAATCGTTTATTATTGGGAATTTCATGAgcaaaaaatcaatttattttgggtttttagtgaggaaaatgtttttttaatttttttttttattcaccCTTTCTTCATGTTGAAACAAAAATTTTGGATCCTGATTTTCTGTCGAAGGAGAAGACAGAGGAGGATAAAAAGTGGAATTCAATGCCTGGATTTTAATGATTGGTGGAATTTAAATATTAGAATGTCACCAGTCAGATTAAACAACTGGAATTTTAACAACAGGAATTTTCACTTGTCAGAATTGAAGTAAAAAATAAGCACCAAAATATATTCCCACTTCCAAATACttgcatttcttttaatataaattatataataagTAAATATTTGCTCACCTCAGTGGGTGAGTTGCATGTTTTGAatgaatattcaaaatattaatgaatattCATGAGCTGTAGCGACTCCAGAGGAGCGGGAATCCCTTTTccaaggaattttaaaaagtgggaTTGATCCTTTGCCTCGCTCCCGTGAGTAAGGAAGGAAAATGTGGGATTTAATGAGGCTGGACAGTGTCAGAACAGGTTGGaccagctggagcagcttctccatccctggaattaTTCCAGGTGtggttggatggagcttggagcaacctgggatagggGAAGATGTCACTGCCcgtggaatgagatgatctttaaggttcctccCGATCCAAacttcccaacccaaaccattccatggggttttttttctgtacaacCTCATCCCAGGAGGGTTTAGTGGAGAAAACAGAGCTGGACTTTTCCCATGGAAACACAGGGATGAGCAGGAATGTGGGAAACCGGGTGAGATGGAATTTTGAATCACCACCAGGGTGATTAAACACCTGGAAAAAGGGGAGCAGGGAAGCTTTGGGAGTTGCTCAAACTCAGCTGGGCGAGGCTTTGAGCGCGGGGTTGGGTCCAAAAGCTCTTCCAACCCcagattttctgggaattcttcTCCAATGCTCACAAATCCCCATTTCTCTGGCTCTCCTAACCCAGGGGGATCTGCCATGTCCAACCTCCCGCCTCCAGCAGCGGACAGGAATTGTTTCTACATCCTGACAGAGGACTGTGCCTATGGAAGCAAATACTTCCAAGCTGGGAATTTGTGCTTCTGCAGCGAGAGGAGCTACCTGCGGAATTTTTCCGAGGATGGGCCTCCAGCTTGCTTCCTGAAGGTCGTCATGCTGGACGACAGCTCCACGGTCACCATCAACCTGGAAATCCTGCAGCCCCTGCGCCAGGAGGCTGCCAGATTCCTCCTGGCCATCGGGAGCCACAGCGAGCGCTTGGAATTTTTCCTGGAGAGGCTGAGCCTGGAAGGAGCTCTCCGAGCCGTGCCGGGTCAAAATGTCCTGGTGGAGGtggagagggaatttttcccGGGAGTTGTGCGCTACATCGGGAGCATCTACAAGCCCAGCTTGGCTGTGCTGACTCCGGTGTTTTTCGGGGTGGAATTGCAGGTAAGGAGGGGCCCAAAGCAGCgaattcctcatttttccatggaatttcTGTGTGTGACGTCCCTTCCTGGTGTGTTttcagggagagggggaaaacaGAGGGAGAAGCGATGGGTCCTACCACGGCACCGAGTACTTCAAGTGCAAGAGGAACTGTGGGATCTTCCTGCCCTTCAGCAAAATCCAGTTTATTCCCACATCAGGCAACGATTATGGGAAGCAGAAGCCGGGAAAGCAGGACACGGAGGAGGTGGTTCCCGTGAAAGTGGGAGACGCCGTCAGCTTCCTCGTGGATGAGATCCCCACCAAAGGAATTGCCATGGCAGTTTACAGGGAAGGGAGCCAGTGGTTTGTGAAGGTTTGCCCGGTAAGAGCAGCTTTTCCATGGGTTTTCTTGGGAttttaaagagggaaaaaaaaatcacattatgGTTGGACGTGAAATAGAAGGAATATCCAAAAAGGATGTGAGGTTCTGTGCAAACTTTCCtggcttcttttaaaaaaatccttcataTTCCAGAGTTGAgctgatgtttttttccctagctgatggattttttttcgctcctttcaggaagaagaaggaaCGACTGACATTTTCAGGGAAATCCCCATGGAGTCTGTTGTGAAGGAGAGCTTGCAAAGTAGGTGATCCTTGGATGTGTCTCCCCTGATCCCGTTCTGGGGTAATTTGGAATTTATTTCCTCTCTGCAGGGTACTGAGGAGCTGAAATTCCAATAGAAACCTACAGCTTGTCTTAATGGACTGGGATTTAtggaaaaatcccaatttccaCACAAACCTAAAGCTGAATCCCATTTGTCAGGAAGGAGAGGCTGATGGTAGCAGAGAATTCCCTCAGGGAAAAGGCACCACTGGTTAAAAAGTCTTTAATTCACCTTTAAAAGATGGAGCAGGAGCTTCATCCTGGTGGGAAAGTCTCAGGTGCCAGCAGCAATGGTGGGAATTGTTAGACAAGGCAAGGAATTAGtagaaaaattaggaaataacCCCCCTGCTGCCACTCCAGTAgcctgggaagggcaggagatTGGAATGTGAAGCTTTGAGCAGGGAAACAAGGAGCAGGATCAttccctctcatcctgtcaGACCAGTTTGGACACACTGGGAATTACACCTTGTGTCCCTGGTGCTCAGCTTCCTGCCTGTGTGTGTAGCCTGGAATTTCCAAACTAGACGTGGAATTCGATCCAGAGGATCcaattcccagctctcctgatGTTTCCTGTTGCCCATCAGGTTTTTTCCCAACATTCAACTCCGACGCGGGCTTTGGGAAACCAAACCCAATGAAACGAGAGATCAGCGAGAGCAGCGAGGAGGGGGAAGGTGGGAATTCACCCCTGGAAGTGAATTCCATGGTCCAGATTACCTTGGACAAAGGGAATCAAGTTTCAGGAATCATCCGCTGGCTGGGCTTCCTGCCCCAAATCAAGGACAAAATGGCTGGAGTTGAGCTGGTGAGGCTGGAATGCTGGGAAAGGGCCTGGGagtgctggtggcagtggcTGAATATGgagggtggaattttgggatcccccAGGATATTGAGGGGctggaatggagctgggaagggtttggagcaccAGGAGGGCTCATCCTGGGGAAATGGAAGCTCAGGGAGAACCATCTGAATCCCTAACAGGAGGGTGGGGCCAGGTGGGAATTGGGCTCTGCTCCTAGGGAACAAAGGACAGAACGACAGGAAACAGCCTCAAACTGCTCCAGTGGgtgtttaggttggatattgggaaaattcCTTTATGGATGGGGTTGTCCAGCCCTAgcacagctgctcagggcaggggtGAGGTCCCCgtccctgtggatgtggcactttggggacacGATCTCATGCATAGCTAGACTGGATATGAGGCCTCTTTTCCAGCCAGAATTCCATAAATCCCACTCTCAGGCTCGTCTCTGGTGCTGTTTTCCCAGGATGAAGACAAGGGGGTCACAGCTGGAGAGTGGCTGGGCAAGTCCTACTTCCACTGCGCCCCGAAGCGCGGCCTCTTCGTGAGGCTGAATTCCTGCCAGCCCGACGTGCGCTTCCAGAGCTTTCCCAGCTCTGACCTCTCCCTCGGGGATTACAGTGAGTCCTCTGGGAAGCAGGAAAACAGGGCTGGGAAAAGGATGTGGAAACACCCCATGGgcagcatttcttcctttcctacGAGCGTTGGGTTTTCGGTCTTTATCCCACACCACATCTTTGGCTGGATTAACAGCTGGACTCAGTcctagaggtcttttccaatctgaATGATTCCTTAGGGAATATCCCTCAAGTCTGAGAGATTGTGATTCATGAGAAGCCGCCTCAGGTCTGACAGCTGGAGACTCACCTCAGAGTTTTGAGGCATCAAGGAAGGGCAGAGTTGACCCAGATGAGAAGGTGAAGGCAATTCCTTTTCTTGCAGGAGGACAAGAAGTTCTTCCAGAGGGTCCAGAGAGTTTTCCTCCCCTCAGGAATGAGGCAGCAGTCCGTGTTCTCCAAGGGCGGATGAAGGGCATCCAAGGCCATTGTAATTCCTGCTACATGGATGCAGCTCTCTTCAGGTAAGGACCTGCTTGGGTGATGCAGACTCCTGAAATTAATGGCTTTTTAATTAAGCTAAGCCCTAAATTGCAGCACTTCCCTGGATTTCCAAGGTGGCTGGAAGTTTACCTGGTGTGGAGCAGGATGTAACTGTGTGGGCATGCAACCTCCAGGCTGCTTTTTGATCtcctccccaaatccagcaGGTTTTTCAGCCCTGAAGACCCCTGTGTCTGTCATTCGGGGTGCTGAGAGCTCGTAGTTTTCCGGATTTGGACTGTGCTGACTCTGTCCCTGGAAGTCCTGGCTGGAATCATTCCAAAGAACCCACCCAGGAGGTCCCAGCTTCCCTGCTTGGAGAGGAAAAGACTCAGTGGTGCCCTTCCCTGAGCAGTTTTGGCTGCAAAGTAGGAATTTCCTTCTCCCTGAGCTGTTCCCTTGCTTTATCCCAGTCTTCATTGTTCCAGATGTGCCTCACTGTGCAGATGTGCTTCCGTCACCTCCCTGTAATTCCATGCATGGATTGTTGGGCATCAAAACCATTGACTATCACCAGCCACCACATTTTGGTTCCAGCTGTTGTTTCCAAGCCCTCAAACTCAAACCCATCCCACTCTTCCCACAGCCTCTTCTCCTGTACCTCCGTGCTGGACTCCATGCTCTTCATGCCCTTCCCACTGTGTGACAGGAACGTCCAGGGAATTCTGCGGGATGAGATTGTCAATCCCCTCCGTAGGTGAGTGCAGGGAATGCTGGAATTTGTCCCATTTTGCCTTcattccttccctgctgccttaAAGGTGGTGCCCGGCACCGAGGGAAACCTTGCAGCCACACCCAAAGGTGTTCAGGACAGGgaggaatggttttaaactgacagaGCGTGGATtgagatgggatattgggaaggaattttctgtgtgagagtggtgaggggctggaatggaattcccagagaagccgtggctgccccatccctggaagtgtcccaagccaggctgggtgggggcttggagcaacctggactCGTTggtggcatccctgcccatggcagggggttgaaCTGGATGAAGATCCCTTCCAAGCCcagccattccatgatttccCTCACCTGCAGCTGGTTGTTGTTCCCAGGACTGGCTTTGTCAGGGCCAGCAGTGTGATGCACCTCCGGGAGCAGCTCACGGACAAGGGCCAGTGCTCCAGCTTTACCAACGCTGAGAAAGGTAAGGAGCTCCCTGGGGCCTTTCCCCAGCTGCTTCCCTGTGTTTTGTCTCATCCAGGCCCCAGCTGGCAACTTCCCTTTCTGCTTCTCCCAGGAATGTGCTTTAAATTAGGTGTTGACGTTAATTGGCGTAAAAATTCACTTGTGGAATTCTTTCAGCTTCTAAATCCCTCTGTACCCTCCGAGCcctttccagtgcctgaaggggctccaggagagctggagaggcacttgggacaagggatggagggacaggacacagggaatggcctcccactgccagagggcaaggttagatgggattttgggagggaatTCTTCCTTGTGACAGTGGTGAGGAGCTGGGatagaattcccagagaagctgtggctgccccatccctggaattgtccaagtCCAGGTTGGATGAgtcttggagcaacctggcacAATGGAACGTGTCCCTTCCATGGCAATGGCTGTAATTCTGTGATCTCGAAGGTtctttcccacccaaaccatcctggaattccatgGAAGTGCAGTCTCTGAAGGCTGCTTGGCATTTTCCATGTTCCCTTTGGGATTTGTGCCTTAGCCACGCGCTCTCAGCTTCTGTTACTGGATacgaaatgagtacacagaagcttggtaagtttaaaagagaaaaatacttaattttatttctgatctCGCAATATATAGAATCCTAAAAGtggcagtggattggaggatgaaattgccacctctccaaccacactggtcaaactaaCAGTCTGTTAATTCTCTCTTTTCTCAcaaagaatgtaaaacaataattatttacatGAGCAGTGCATGAGAACTCTAGTAGAAAGGTGTCAACACTATtagaaggctaaagaagttttatgaaaactttaaaactttcaaaagaactataaaagaaaacttaatgGTTTTAAAATTCAGGGCAACACTCAGCCTTTATCCCAGTCGTCCCCTAACCTGAAGAGAAAATTCCAGGCCCCTGGAACACTGGCTCATGTTTACCTGGCAGCCCTTGGATGCAGTGGGACAAGGCAGTTCTGGTGTGGTCTGATCcatcctttcctctccctttccagATCCTGAGGAGTTCCTCAATCTCATAATGCAGCAGATCCTGGGAATTGAGCCACTATTGAAACTCCAGTAAGTTTCCACAGCTGAGGGATACAATTCCCAGGGCCAGGCTCATTAATTCTCCACCTCAGAATCCCTGGGTGGATGAGGGTCACTTATCCCTTTCTACCAAAGTTTTTTTGGAATCACAGCTCTGAGTTTTTCACAGCTCCTTAGGAACAGACTCTGATCCTGCTTGTTGTGATCTTCCCATCTGGGAAAAGACACTTCTTATCCCTCCCTGGAGGGTGCTGCCTTCAGAAAATCAGGATAAAAACCTTGTGCCATCCTCAGGGAGAGCCAGAAGGGGTTTGAGAAAGGTGATGCCCAACTTTAGGGCAGATCCAGCGGTATCCAACAGCCTTTG belongs to Taeniopygia guttata chromosome 2, bTaeGut7.mat, whole genome shotgun sequence and includes:
- the LOC101232977 gene encoding ubiquitin carboxyl-terminal hydrolase CYLD isoform X2 produces the protein MSNLPPPAADRNCFYILTEDCAYGSKYFQAGNLCFCSERSYLRNFSEDGPPACFLKVVMLDDSSTVTINLEILQPLRQEAARFLLAIGSHSERLEFFLERLSLEGALRAVPGQNVLVEVEREFFPGVVRYIGSIYKPSLAVLTPVFFGVELQGEGENRGRSDGSYHGTEYFKCKRNCGIFLPFSKIQFIPTSGNDYGKQKPGKQDTEEVVPVKVGDAVSFLVDEIPTKGIAMAVYREGSQWFVKVCPEEEGTTDIFREIPMESVVKESLQSFFPTFNSDAGFGKPNPMKREISESSEEGEGGNSPLEVNSMVQITLDKGNQVSGIIRWLGFLPQIKDKMAGVELDEDKGVTAGEWLGKSYFHCAPKRGLFVRLNSCQPDVRFQSFPSSDLSLGDYRGQEVLPEGPESFPPLRNEAAVRVLQGRMKGIQGHCNSCYMDAALFSLFSCTSVLDSMLFMPFPLCDRNVQGILRDEIVNPLRRTGFVRASSVMHLREQLTDKGQCSSFTNAEKDPEEFLNLIMQQILGIEPLLKLQSGGQKEQECYCYQIFMDKQEDLVVPDVQQLVERSFLSSDLKLVEIPSCFIIQMPRFGKEYKMFSKIIPSLELDITDLLLDSPRECCLCGDVATLECSECFKDKVFAARGLKQFCSSCSRQVHSHRHRKAHKPRRLHIPEEFQSWSARGCQQVPREKLELFAVLCIETSHYVSFVKYGPANEHWMFFDSMADRHGGENGFNIPTVTLCPEVAKYLDLPLAVLALEQPRDMDGVAKRLFCDAYMYLYQSRKMALYK
- the LOC101232977 gene encoding ubiquitin carboxyl-terminal hydrolase CYLD isoform X1, with amino-acid sequence MLTNPHFSGSPNPGGSAMSNLPPPAADRNCFYILTEDCAYGSKYFQAGNLCFCSERSYLRNFSEDGPPACFLKVVMLDDSSTVTINLEILQPLRQEAARFLLAIGSHSERLEFFLERLSLEGALRAVPGQNVLVEVEREFFPGVVRYIGSIYKPSLAVLTPVFFGVELQGEGENRGRSDGSYHGTEYFKCKRNCGIFLPFSKIQFIPTSGNDYGKQKPGKQDTEEVVPVKVGDAVSFLVDEIPTKGIAMAVYREGSQWFVKVCPEEEGTTDIFREIPMESVVKESLQSFFPTFNSDAGFGKPNPMKREISESSEEGEGGNSPLEVNSMVQITLDKGNQVSGIIRWLGFLPQIKDKMAGVELDEDKGVTAGEWLGKSYFHCAPKRGLFVRLNSCQPDVRFQSFPSSDLSLGDYRGQEVLPEGPESFPPLRNEAAVRVLQGRMKGIQGHCNSCYMDAALFSLFSCTSVLDSMLFMPFPLCDRNVQGILRDEIVNPLRRTGFVRASSVMHLREQLTDKGQCSSFTNAEKDPEEFLNLIMQQILGIEPLLKLQSGGQKEQECYCYQIFMDKQEDLVVPDVQQLVERSFLSSDLKLVEIPSCFIIQMPRFGKEYKMFSKIIPSLELDITDLLLDSPRECCLCGDVATLECSECFKDKVFAARGLKQFCSSCSRQVHSHRHRKAHKPRRLHIPEEFQSWSARGCQQVPREKLELFAVLCIETSHYVSFVKYGPANEHWMFFDSMADRHGGENGFNIPTVTLCPEVAKYLDLPLAVLALEQPRDMDGVAKRLFCDAYMYLYQSRKMALYK